GATTTAAGGGTGGATGACCTTGGTTTTCGAATTGCACTTACAAAACTATAGGAATACTGTATAATCTCACGCATGGGACTAGGATGATGATTTTATTCAGTTGCACTACTGCTTGTAACAGTTCCAGTTTCACTTGTTCCATTATGTACAGTGGTGGACGTTACTACCACTCGATATGTATACCCTTTGGAAACTTTATGGGTTTCATAAAGGCGAACTCTATGGGAGTTGTCTGAATCAGAAAAGGTAGTGACCTCAGACCATTTTCCATTCTTATAGCTTTGAAGCTCTGCGGAAAGACTTACTTTAGAGGTAATATTCTTGTACCTTTCTACGGAAGCTGTGACTGTTGCTTTTCCTTTTGAATCAATAATCAAGTTTGTTGCCACCCGTTCTGTGTACTGCATTCTTGGAACAATAATAGATGTGTAAGATGATGATTTTACAGGTATTTTTGCTGGTACAAACAGCAATTCCTGTGTGTGCCAGCAAAAATACCGACAATCCTAAAGTAGCTAACTGGTTTTTCTTCATAAAAAATACCTCCTTCATAGGATTGTTACTTGTATTTTATTTTTTATATACATCTGTACCAATAGTAGATTAGTGGTATTAGCAACACGCTAAAAACGAATTTGTAAATAAAAAAATACATTTGACATTCATATGTTAGAGCATACAAAAAGAAATTGCTGAGAAGATATACAATGGTAATCCATATCATTTTATTTTTGCTTTTCATTTTAAAAAGTCGTTTCCATATAGTTGATTTTTTCATCTGCTTTTCACCTCCGGAGGCTATAAGGTTTCTTTCAACAACCTTCGCATTTTCTAGGGAATCTATAAAGTGTCTTTCATCATTTACACTAAAGTAATCATTTAACTCCGTGTCAAAATGAAAAAGCCAAATATCGTAGATACTCTTCTTTATTTTAAAAATTTCAAATCTATAAGAATTGTTCTTTAAAACTTCTTGATAGATCAGTTCTTCTGCTTGGCTATAATCATTGAAGGCTTCCTCAATAAATAAAGAATCCTCCTACAGACGAGGATTCTTCCATTTTATTTACATAATATTTATGATAATAATGATTAAAAAGAATACACACAATGATAACAAAATTCATCTTTCCTTTATAGATTTTAGAAAAATCATAGTATATTTCATTTTCTTTGGGGAGCCCATCTAACATTTGCGATATAAATCAATTGCTATGTTTTCAGTTATAATAGCCATAAATCCTTTTGTTCTGTGACTGTTAATTTCTTCTGTTTTATGCAAGTTGTCGATAATGCGTAAAAAGCCTGGTGAACAGCATCTTCAGATAAATGCTTATCTTTCAAAATTTTATTTGCCACATAAAACATTGTTTTCTCATAGGAGATGTAAAGCTCCTCAAATTTGTTTTTATCTTCTGGGGTATCTATTAAAGCTAAATAAAATAACATCACGGTACCTCACAAGTTTTTGAATGCTTAAATATAACAATAAGATACCATGTAATGTTTTTGGCAAGTAAAAATTATATAATTTGGCAGGATAAAAACCAGCAATCCGATTATCCATAAATGCAAAAATATGTATCTTATTTTATACTTGAGTTCAGTAAGCGATAGCTTTTACCTGTGAATAACAATAGATGGCTGTGATGCACCAGTCTATCTATAATAGCACTTGTTAGACGCTCGTTGTAAAAAATATTATTCCACTTACTGAATTCAAGATTTGTTGTAATTATGACACTTCTTTTCTCATAACAGTCTGCTATTACTTGAAATAAGAGCTGGCAACCATCTATATCTAAAGGGATATATCCCCATTCGTCACATATCAGTAAATCTAGCTTATCTAGTTGCTTAAAAAACTTATTTAAGCTGCCATCTTCTTTAGCCTCAATTAGTTGATTTACAAGGCTTGCAGTTCTAAAAAACTTTACTTTCTTGCCACGATTAATGGCCTCAAGCCCCACGGCAGTGGCAAGGTGGGTCTTACCCGTCCCTACGGGACCGTACAAAATTAAATTCTCTTTTTTATCGATGAAACTTACGCTTTTAATCTCATCTACTGTAGTTCCTGATGGAATTTGAATATCATTAAATTCGTAGCCTTCAAAGGTTTTTAATACATCAAATTTTGCTTGTTGTATAGAGCGATTTTTCTTGACCACTTCTCTATTTTGGACGGCAATTTCTAATACTTTTACTAAAAACTCTTCGTAGGTATTTGCTTTAATGTTTTCATAATTATTGGCTATATGACCACCTAATCTAAGCTGCTTACAATAGTCCATAATTAACTCCTTCATTACTGTACACCTCCTTTTAAGAAGATGTCATATTCTGAGTTGTTTGTTATATACGGATCTAAATTTGGCACATTCATGCTCAGTTTAATATCCTTAATCTCTAGAACGCCTCTGGTTAATCTATGGTAGGCTGCAGTGAGACTATCTTCATCTCGTAGGTTTTTTTCTTCTGCTAATTTAAACACTTCACTAGCCTTTTCTAAATCCATCTCTAATAATAACTTGGAG
Above is a genomic segment from Alkaliphilus oremlandii OhILAs containing:
- a CDS encoding RNA polymerase sigma factor — its product is MLFYLALIDTPEDKNKFEELYISYEKTMFYVANKILKDKHLSEDAVHQAFYALSTTCIKQKKLTVTEQKDLWLL
- the istB gene encoding IS21-like element helper ATPase IstB, which encodes MKELIMDYCKQLRLGGHIANNYENIKANTYEEFLVKVLEIAVQNREVVKKNRSIQQAKFDVLKTFEGYEFNDIQIPSGTTVDEIKSVSFIDKKENLILYGPVGTGKTHLATAVGLEAINRGKKVKFFRTASLVNQLIEAKEDGSLNKFFKQLDKLDLLICDEWGYIPLDIDGCQLLFQVIADCYEKRSVIITTNLEFSKWNNIFYNERLTSAIIDRLVHHSHLLLFTGKSYRLLNSSIK